Genomic window (Herpetosiphonaceae bacterium):
GTCGACCGGCGGGTAGCAGATCGGTACGCCGATCGCTGCCACGCGGCGACCAGCCTCCGAGAGGAGGCTGTACAGCGTCGGCACGCGAATCACGCGCGAGTGGACGAGCCGGAAGTCGGTATAGCTCATGCCGACACGATACGTGAAATCGGTAAAGCCAAAGTGCCCGGGATCACGCCCACTGATCATTGCTGTCCAGGCGGCTGGCGTAATCGGCTGTGTGATGCTTTGCAGCGGGCCGTAGATCCCGCCTTGCATCAAGCGGCGGATGTTGGGTAGATCGGATAGCCAGCGCTCGACCAGATCCGGGCTGAGCGCATCAAGCCCAATCACAAGTACACGAGTCATAAGCTTTCTTCAATCGGCTAGTGCATCTTTCGTGATCCGTTTCCGTGATTCTGCGCGTGGGGGAGCAAAAGATGCGGTCATCTCCGCCCAGCGGCTACCTGCCCCGTTTCGACGCCACGCTACGAGCGTAGCCTGATCGCCCGCTCCAAGAGATCCAGCGTCTTTTCCTGCTCCAGCAGGAGCTGTGCGGTACGAAGCGCGACCTGATCAACGACATTCAGCCCTTCGGAGAAGCTGTGGCTGCCCAGCATACGGAGGCCGGTCCAGGAGTTGGCGACGAGCGCGACGTGCCGCCCGATCTCGGCAAGCTCGTACCAGTTGAGACGGCGTCCAGCCTCCATGAGGAAATCGGCGTGGAGCCCGGCAGCAGCCTGCGCTACCCAGGAGACGGTGTACATCTCGTCGAGGGCACGACCGCCCTCTGGCCCCAAGGCACGCTCGCACACGCCATGCAGATAGGCGGCGAGGCCAGCCATACCGGCCATGCCAGGCCCGGCGCCGGGCTCGCGGAAACGGCGCACATTGGTGGCGATGACCTCCGCGACCCATTCGCGAGTCAGCTCCGGGAAGGGGGTATTGACCTCAAGCTGTAGCCAGCGATTGGCGATCGGCGCGCCTGCGAAGAAGAAGTCACGCTCACCTTCGATGCGATTGTCTGAGCTTCTGGCCGCCAGAAAATCGCTTACCTTAATCGGTCCTTTGTAGATCGGTGGGGTGGAGTCGAGAACAAACACGTCGTCGGTTGCTTCGTCGAAGCCGTACATCACCAGCAGGTGGGCCGCGTGGACATCGCCAAAGGCCGGGCGGAACGGAATATAAAAATTATCCTCCGCGATAATGGCGGGCTCGCCCCGAGCGAGGACGGCTTTCAGATCCGCCAGCGCCGCCTCGCCGTCATCCGAGCGGTGCCAGGTGGAGGCGATGGGGTGGAACGGCATCATGCTTTCAGCGAGCGTTGGGCGGGGCGAGGGATAATAAAATTCTTCGCGAGTCACATCGTTGGGCTGGTGGTAAAACTCCCAGGCCGCTCCCATCGTCAGAATCGGGTCCTGGTTGTAGTAGAGCAGCACCGTGCCGATACAATCATGGAGGCAGCTACACAGGTCGTGAAACCAGAATGATATAGGCGACAGCTCAACTCTCATTGGACCAATCCTTCCGGTGTCTTCAGCGCAGTTGCCGCGAAGATATGGATGGCGATGTTCTGTGGGAGGCGCAGCCAGGCAAGCGGCTCCTGGCGGGTTACTGGTATCCGCTGCATCCACATCACAGGCTCTTGGCCCGATTGTATATGCCGTGGGAAATGCATATGCTTGCAGCGGAACGCTTCAACCTCGCCAAATCGCTGCGGGCCACCCGGCCAGAAATCCGAGATCCGCAGCCATTCCATCTCGATCGCGCCGCTCGTAAAGTGCAGATACACGATGTCTTCGGCACGTCGTTCGCTGGCTGCCAGAATATAAACCCAATCGTAGCGATCCGATGGGAGATCCAGCCGCTCACCGGAGCACCTGATATTGTTCAAGTGGCCCGCTTCTTTGGGTGGGAACCGAAAGGGGACACCTGCCACCTCAACAATGCTGTGGCTTTCGGGCAGTTCTTCGGCAGGAAACGAGTTCTGCCATACATTGAAGGTGCCGTCGCGTAAGTTGCTGGCGTATGAGATCGAATCCCAGTTGAAGAGCCGTGCTACATCAAGCAGCACGAATGGACTCTCAGGTGGTACAGGTGGCACCCGCTTGGCTCCTTTCCGCAGCATGATCGTTCAATTGCGGCTATTGCTGTCGCGCGAACGAGGAGACAAAGATTCTGGGTGGGTACGAGAGGTTGCTTCAAGCTCTGGACAGATCGAAGCGCACTGATCCGAAGCCCTGCACTGCTATGCGTGATATGCCCAGCGCTTCATCCGCTTGAACGCGCAGAACGAACACATCAGTAGTGTTAATAATGTTCGCTATTAAGTTCAGAACAACACGACAGATTTGGCCTGACATATGCGCCAGTCCAAAATTAACTATTCCTGTTCCCACAGGATGATTGTTCGGTTGTTGGGGATTACTTCACGTGCCTTGCACTCTTAAACGTTGCAGCCACGTGAAGACCATAGGTGGGGGGATTTGGTTTGTAGCTGATGTACCTGGTGCGCCGACAGGCCAGGAGTTTGGGAGTATCCCCAAACCTTCTCCACGCTGATGCAGAATCGTATGCATACCTTCCTGAACAGGTGCTTTGATTCTGCACGAGGTGGCACCTAAACGCAGGCATCAGGATAACACAAAGGTGAAAGAAATGTCAAAATAGTATTAATTTTCACAAAATTCATGGTGATCTTGCATTGGCGACAGTCGGATTACTCACCGTAGACCACGCGCTATAAAGCGGGCAAACAGGGAGCAAAACCATGACCCGCCGCAGGTTAAAAATAGGTAATGTTGCCGTTGCGCATGGCTGGTCGGCTGGTGTAGGTTAACCGAACCCGGATCGTTCAGAGGCCGCAGCCGCAGAGCGGAGCCAGCCTTGCTCTGCGGAACTGCCGCCGGTTTAACCACAGAGGTCATAGGAGGCAAAGCGATGAAGCTCCCCACGTTGTCGGTAGCCATGCTTGTGGTCTTCTTACTCAGCCTGGCGCCGACAGGCCAGGCGCATGGCAGCGCCACGTCCACCACACTCGATTCGTCGTCAGCTCTCAGCTCGGCAGCCGTATCGGTCAGCGCCCGGCCTATCGTCGGCTACTTCACCCAGTGGGGCATCTACCGCCGCAACTATATGGTCAAGCATGTCCATGTGAGCGGATCGGCACAGCGGCTAACCCATATCAACTATGCGTTCGCGGATGTCAGCGCCACGCTCAAATGCGCCAGCGCCGACACCTTCGCCGACTATGCCAAGGCGTTCGACACGACGGAGAGCGTCGACGGCGTGGCCGATCCAACCTCAGGCCCGGTGCTGCGCGGGAACTTTAATCAACTGCGCAAGCTCAAGGCGATGTACCCACACCTCAAGGTCCTGATCTCGGTCGGTGGCTGGACCTTATCGGACTACTTCTCGAACGCCGCGCTGCCGCAGAACCGGGCCGCCTTCGTCGCCTCGTGCATCGACATGTATCTCAAAGGCAATTTCAGCGCCGATCTGCGCGGCTACGCCGGGATCTTCGACGGCATCGACATCGACTGGGAGTATCCCGGCAGTTGCGGCGAGACATGCAACTACCGCCCTGAGGATACGCAGAACTACACCGCGCTCCTGGCCGAGTTCCGCAGCCAGATGAACGCGCTGAGCGCCCAGACCGGCAGGTCCTATCTCCTGACGGTCGCCTCGCCCGCAGGTCCGGCGCATTACACGAAGATCGAGCTGAGCGCCATTCACCAGTATCTGGATTTTATCAACCTGATGACCTATGACTTCCACGGCACCTGGGAGACAACGACCAATCTGCACTCGCCGCTCTACGGCGATCCGCAGGACCCCTCCTACAGCCAGCGCCACTGGAGCGACGCCGCCGTCCAGGCGTATCTGAGCGCGGGTGTTCCGGCTGCTAAGATCCATCTGGGCGTGCCCTTCTATGGCCGGGGCTGGTCGGGCGTCGCGCCTGGGCCAAACGGCGATGGGCTGTATCAGGCGGCAAATGGGGCGGCGCGCGGCAAGTATGCCGCCGGTGTCGACGACTACAAGGAGCTCGTTGTGCTGGAGGGAAGCTACAGGAAGTATTTCCACCCGGTGTCCCAGTCGGTCTACATCTACAATGGCCGCACGTGGTGGACCTACGACGACCCGGCCTCGATGAACAACAAGATGCAGTATATCAAGTCGAAGGGCCTGGGCGGAACCATGTTCTGGGAGCTGAGCGGCGATACCGCCTCGATCAATCTGCTCTCGGCGATCTATACCGGCTTGCAGTAGCCAGCGCATGTGCTGTCTCGGGGCGCAGCGCGCTGCGCCCTGACGCTTGCTGCCGCGCGCCTGGCTGGAGGCTAACAATGACCGCGCCCAGGCCGATGGTCGGCCTGGGCGCGAACATCGATCGGCTCGGAGGTGGGCTTTCCCTGAAAGCCCGCTTACGCGAGCTAAGACACCACATCCGGCGCGTTCGGCAAATCCATCGTGGACAGGGAAGCGTCGGGGGCGTGCAAGCCGTCGAGCGGGATACCCGTGGGCTGGCTTTTGCACAGCGGCAGGTGGACCGTAAACGTGCTGCCCAGGCCCTCAGTGCTCTCGACGCTGATCGTCCCGCCGTGCTGGCTGACGATCTCCTTGACCACATACAGGCCAATGCCAAGCCCGCCGACATGCCTGGTGGACTGACTCTGCACGCGGAAGAAGCGCTGGAAGAGATTGGGTAGCTCCGCCGAGGGTATGCCAATGCCCGGATCAGCAATCGCTACCGCTGCCTGCTCGTCGTGCGCCACGATCTTCACGGTGATCGAGCCGCCGTGCGGGCTATACTTGATCGCGTTGCTGAGCAGATTGGTGAAGACCTGCGTCAGCCGAACCTCATCACCGGCAGCGATCAGCGGCTCTTCCGGCTTGCTGAGCGCGAGGCGGTGGATGCTGAGCGTCGACGAGTGCTCCCCGACGATGCGCTGCACCAGCGCGCACAGGTCGAGCGGCACCCGCTGGATGGCAAGCTGCCCCGTCTGCACCGATGAAACATCGAGTAAGCTGCTCACCAGTCTATTCAGGCGCTCGGCCTGGGTGATAATCGCGCTGATTGATTGGAGCGTTCGCGGCGGCAGGCTATCCGTCTCGGCAACCCTGCGCCGCACCAGATGCGCATGGCCGAGCAAACCGGTCAGCGGTGTCTTCAGCTCATGCGACGCGATCGAGAGCAGCGCCTCGCGCTCGCGAACGACCTCATGAAGCGAGGCTTGCAGCAGCTCAAGCTCCTCGATCCGCTGCTTCAGCTCGTCTTCACGGACGACACGCTCCGTCACGTCGTCGATTAAGCTGATGGTGCCCACGATCCGCTCGTCGACCGTCAGCGGCGCGATCCGCACGCTCTGCTGCATCTGCGTAAACGTCGTGCCTTCGATGCCCGGCGGCATCGGCAGGAGAAACTGGTGGAAGCGCTGCGCAAGCACTACCACCTGTCCGGCGAGCGCCTGCTGGTAGGGCCGGTCGAGGCCCCGGCCCGGCAAATCGGGATAGACCTCAAACAAAGGGCGGCCCAGGACCGTCTCCGCTGTCAGCCCGCTGTGCTGCTCCAGCCAGCGATTCCAACCGACGATCCGCAGCTCCGCATCGGTAGTTAAGATCCCTTGCGCTGCCAGGTGGTTGAGCCAGCGCAACATAGCGTCGTTTAATTCCGGCGCGAGGTTGTAAGGCTGTAAGAACAAAGTTATGCCTCTTCGAGCGCTTCGAGCAATCGGTTGAGCGATGCCACGCCGAGTACAAGCACCAGATAGCCGTTGACTGCGCTAGAGCGCAGGCGAAAACCGGTGTAGATCACCAGCGCATAGCGCAGCTCTTCTTTGCCCGCGATCAGTTGGTTCAGCATGATCTGGAGCGCCTCGACCTTGAGACGCGGCACCGAGAACGCCAGATGCGTATGTAGCAGATCGCCGAACATGCTCAGACAGGCGTTGAGCAAAATATTGCCGACCTCGGTCAGTACCTCGCGCGCCGAGCTATCGAGGCGCTGGACCGACGAATCGTTGGTGAGCAGCTCCGTCAGCAGGACCGCGCTTTGGTAGTCGAGCAGCAGCAGCGCGTCGCCTTCCATCGGCCCGTGGAAGACCTGATGGATCGTCGCCACATCATTATGAATCATCTTGGCAAGCGTTGGCACAAGCTCGCCGCTTGGGTACACCGCCACGTCAGGCACATTCAGCAAGACCCGCTGACTGGTCAGCTCCGAGAGCGATGCGGCCGTACGCGAAAATGCAATATTGATCAGCTCGGCCAACCCATCCTGTTGTTCGATTGTCAAGATCATGCTGACCCTCCCCCCAGGAGGGTATCAACCGTTGTCAGAATATCGTTCGGCGCGAATGGCTTGGCGATGAACGCCTTCGCGCCTTCGCTGGCGACCATCGTGCGTGTCGAGCTTTGGACATCCGCAGTTGCCACGACGATGCTCGCCTGAGGATCGAGCTCGCGCAGCTTGCTCAATACTTCAAGGCCATGCATCCCGCGCATATTCATATCGAGGAATACCAGATCTGGCGCGTCAAGAAAATATTGCTCGATCGCCGTCATGCCGTCCTCGGCCTCGACGATCGCGTGGCCTGCCGGCTCCAAGATTTTACGCAGGGTGCGGCGCGAAAAGCTCGAATCATCGACAATTAGGATTTTAGCCATGCTATTCCTCTCACCAGCGCTGCGGCCATTTGATCGAGCGGCACGCTGTAGTCGCTCAAATGCGCCTCGTCCACAGCTCGCGGCATACCATACACCACGCACGACGCCTCGGCTTCGGTCCAGATATGGCCGCCTTGCGCTTTGATCCAGGCTGCGCCTTGCTGTCCATCTGCGCCCATCCCGGTCATCACGATACCTAACACGCGATCTCCGTAGGCTTCGGCAGCAGAGCGAAACAGGACGTCTACAGAAGGGCGAT
Coding sequences:
- a CDS encoding BtrH N-terminal domain-containing protein: MRVELSPISFWFHDLCSCLHDCIGTVLLYYNQDPILTMGAAWEFYHQPNDVTREEFYYPSPRPTLAESMMPFHPIASTWHRSDDGEAALADLKAVLARGEPAIIAEDNFYIPFRPAFGDVHAAHLLVMYGFDEATDDVFVLDSTPPIYKGPIKVSDFLAARSSDNRIEGERDFFFAGAPIANRWLQLEVNTPFPELTREWVAEVIATNVRRFREPGAGPGMAGMAGLAAYLHGVCERALGPEGGRALDEMYTVSWVAQAAAGLHADFLMEAGRRLNWYELAEIGRHVALVANSWTGLRMLGSHSFSEGLNVVDQVALRTAQLLLEQEKTLDLLERAIRLRS
- a CDS encoding ATP-binding protein, producing the protein MFLQPYNLAPELNDAMLRWLNHLAAQGILTTDAELRIVGWNRWLEQHSGLTAETVLGRPLFEVYPDLPGRGLDRPYQQALAGQVVVLAQRFHQFLLPMPPGIEGTTFTQMQQSVRIAPLTVDERIVGTISLIDDVTERVVREDELKQRIEELELLQASLHEVVREREALLSIASHELKTPLTGLLGHAHLVRRRVAETDSLPPRTLQSISAIITQAERLNRLVSSLLDVSSVQTGQLAIQRVPLDLCALVQRIVGEHSSTLSIHRLALSKPEEPLIAAGDEVRLTQVFTNLLSNAIKYSPHGGSITVKIVAHDEQAAVAIADPGIGIPSAELPNLFQRFFRVQSQSTRHVGGLGIGLYVVKEIVSQHGGTISVESTEGLGSTFTVHLPLCKSQPTGIPLDGLHAPDASLSTMDLPNAPDVVS
- a CDS encoding glycoside hydrolase family 18 protein, with translation MKLPTLSVAMLVVFLLSLAPTGQAHGSATSTTLDSSSALSSAAVSVSARPIVGYFTQWGIYRRNYMVKHVHVSGSAQRLTHINYAFADVSATLKCASADTFADYAKAFDTTESVDGVADPTSGPVLRGNFNQLRKLKAMYPHLKVLISVGGWTLSDYFSNAALPQNRAAFVASCIDMYLKGNFSADLRGYAGIFDGIDIDWEYPGSCGETCNYRPEDTQNYTALLAEFRSQMNALSAQTGRSYLLTVASPAGPAHYTKIELSAIHQYLDFINLMTYDFHGTWETTTNLHSPLYGDPQDPSYSQRHWSDAAVQAYLSAGVPAAKIHLGVPFYGRGWSGVAPGPNGDGLYQAANGAARGKYAAGVDDYKELVVLEGSYRKYFHPVSQSVYIYNGRTWWTYDDPASMNNKMQYIKSKGLGGTMFWELSGDTASINLLSAIYTGLQ
- a CDS encoding response regulator yields the protein MAKILIVDDSSFSRRTLRKILEPAGHAIVEAEDGMTAIEQYFLDAPDLVFLDMNMRGMHGLEVLSKLRELDPQASIVVATADVQSSTRTMVASEGAKAFIAKPFAPNDILTTVDTLLGGGSA